One part of the Flavobacterium johnsoniae UW101 genome encodes these proteins:
- a CDS encoding FUSC family protein, producing the protein MFDRISKFTNSTSFLNASKVTIASVVPVLILNFLGHFEIGFTIALGAFYTYPSDIPSSLSHKIKGLIVASFIVSGVNLLVNLAYPFPFLFYPFLGFLLFLCSMISVYGQRATLVSFSALLSISLSFGHLHEGWEAFQYSGFIFIGGILYLIVSLVFHFVQPYKYVELQIAEGIKLTAKYLKLRGDLWSPEANREKIIEKQLAIQVDLNLIHEDLRKMLIGNQNASGTTSQNRKMLLVFITLVEIQELALYTSFDHSKLHEKFAKHPEVLRTYQNVAYKLASTLKKLSKNVHHIAVYVDKDDLKNELDALEFAIFDYEKTLGKEEAAEGVLMLTNMLKYAKNQVGKIKIIQRALSLAMQSYKLKDKDKELEKFLTPQYYPLRTLTENLSYSSSIFRHSLRLTITILIGLFIGEMLDLQNVYWILLTIVVIMRPGYGLTKERSYNRMFGTILGGLLAFGIVSIIQNHVALSIFSIVCMLLGISFTQINYKISATFVTMYVVFIYGILTPNVVEVIQFRILDTLTGATLAFIANQFLWPAWEFINTPIHIENAIRANRNYLKEIADFYNKKGEIPTSYRLARKNAFVEIGNLMTSFQRMMQEPKSKQKTMPLVNKLVVLNHSLLSALASLSTYIQSHQTTSASDSFNYIIKTILSNLDNSISILRNETIITDTFFDKEDVTLQFEELKRKNFTRLATDDELDKETRQAKMQEASMVIEQLIWMSNLAEKILKITKELKAVKND; encoded by the coding sequence ATGTTTGACCGCATCTCAAAATTTACAAACAGTACTTCTTTTTTAAACGCTTCAAAAGTAACAATTGCTTCAGTTGTGCCCGTTTTAATTTTGAATTTTTTAGGCCATTTCGAAATAGGTTTTACTATTGCACTGGGTGCTTTTTATACTTATCCCAGTGATATCCCAAGTTCTTTAAGCCACAAAATTAAAGGATTAATCGTTGCATCGTTTATCGTATCGGGTGTAAATTTATTAGTAAATCTTGCTTATCCTTTTCCTTTTTTATTTTATCCTTTTTTAGGATTTTTATTGTTTTTATGTTCGATGATTTCAGTTTATGGACAGCGTGCCACACTGGTTTCGTTTTCTGCCTTATTGTCTATTTCGTTATCGTTTGGACATTTGCACGAAGGCTGGGAAGCTTTTCAATATTCTGGGTTTATTTTTATTGGAGGAATTTTATATCTGATAGTTTCACTTGTTTTTCATTTTGTACAGCCCTATAAATATGTAGAATTGCAAATTGCAGAAGGTATAAAGCTGACGGCAAAATATTTAAAACTAAGAGGAGATTTATGGAGTCCAGAAGCGAATCGCGAAAAAATAATTGAAAAACAGCTTGCCATACAAGTCGATTTGAATTTGATTCATGAAGATTTGCGTAAAATGCTTATAGGAAATCAAAATGCATCTGGAACAACAAGCCAAAACCGAAAAATGCTTTTGGTTTTTATTACTTTGGTTGAAATTCAGGAACTTGCATTATATACATCATTCGATCATAGTAAACTTCATGAAAAATTTGCTAAACATCCTGAAGTTCTTCGTACGTATCAAAATGTAGCTTACAAACTGGCTTCAACACTTAAAAAGCTTTCTAAAAATGTACATCATATTGCGGTTTATGTTGACAAAGACGATCTTAAAAATGAATTAGATGCTTTAGAATTTGCCATTTTTGATTATGAAAAAACATTAGGAAAAGAAGAAGCTGCAGAAGGCGTTTTAATGCTGACCAATATGCTGAAATATGCCAAAAATCAGGTTGGAAAAATTAAAATTATTCAGCGTGCGTTATCACTGGCAATGCAGTCTTATAAATTGAAAGATAAAGATAAGGAGTTAGAAAAATTCTTAACACCTCAATACTACCCTTTAAGAACACTTACTGAAAATTTAAGTTACTCTTCGTCTATTTTCAGGCATTCTCTGCGATTAACCATTACGATTTTAATTGGTTTATTTATTGGAGAAATGCTGGATCTTCAAAACGTTTATTGGATTTTACTAACCATTGTAGTAATTATGCGCCCTGGTTACGGATTAACCAAAGAACGATCTTATAATCGTATGTTTGGGACTATTCTAGGCGGATTATTAGCCTTTGGAATTGTGTCCATAATTCAAAATCATGTTGCATTAAGTATTTTTTCAATTGTATGCATGCTTTTAGGTATTTCTTTTACTCAAATTAACTATAAAATAAGTGCAACATTTGTAACTATGTATGTTGTATTTATCTATGGTATTTTAACTCCAAATGTTGTAGAAGTTATTCAGTTTAGAATTTTAGATACGCTTACCGGAGCGACTTTGGCATTTATAGCCAATCAGTTTTTATGGCCTGCCTGGGAGTTTATAAACACGCCTATTCATATCGAAAATGCAATCAGGGCAAATCGAAATTACCTTAAAGAAATTGCTGATTTTTATAATAAAAAAGGAGAAATTCCAACTTCATACCGATTAGCCAGAAAAAATGCTTTTGTTGAAATTGGAAATTTAATGACTTCTTTTCAGCGTATGATGCAGGAGCCAAAATCTAAGCAAAAAACAATGCCTTTGGTAAATAAACTGGTAGTTTTAAATCATTCGCTTTTGTCTGCATTAGCGTCTTTATCAACTTATATTCAGTCACATCAAACAACATCTGCTTCAGATTCATTCAATTATATTATAAAAACCATTTTATCTAATTTAGATAACTCTATTTCTATTTTAAGAAATGAAACTATAATTACGGATACTTTTTTTGACAAAGAAGATGTGACTTTACAGTTTGAGGAACTAAAACGCAAAAACTTCACTCGTCTGGCAACAGATGATGAATTGGATAAAGAAACTCGTCAGGCAAAAATGCAGGAAGCTTCAATGGTTATTGAGCAGTTAATCTGGATGAGCAATCTTGCCGAGAAAATTTTAAAAATAACAAAAGAATTAAAAGCCGTAAAGAACGATTAA
- the def gene encoding peptide deformylase, with translation MILPIVGYGDPVLRKVGTAITPDYPNLKETIANMYETMYNAYGVGLAAPQVGLPIRIFVIDTTPFSDDEDLPADEQKDLKGFKRTFINAKIVKEEGEEWSFNEGCLSIPDVREDVYRKPTVTIEYCEEDFVMKTEVFDGLIARVIQHEYDHIEGVLFTDKISSLKKRLIQKKLKNITEGKTFQEYRMKFAAAKKGR, from the coding sequence ATGATTTTACCAATTGTAGGATATGGTGATCCTGTTTTAAGAAAAGTAGGTACGGCAATTACGCCAGATTATCCTAACTTAAAAGAGACAATAGCAAACATGTATGAAACCATGTATAATGCTTACGGAGTTGGACTTGCTGCACCGCAGGTAGGTTTGCCAATACGTATATTTGTTATCGATACAACACCTTTTAGTGATGACGAGGATTTGCCGGCAGATGAACAAAAGGATTTAAAAGGTTTTAAAAGAACTTTTATCAATGCTAAAATTGTTAAAGAAGAAGGTGAGGAGTGGAGTTTTAACGAAGGATGTTTAAGTATTCCGGATGTTCGTGAAGATGTTTACAGAAAACCAACTGTTACAATTGAATACTGCGAAGAAGATTTTGTAATGAAAACAGAAGTTTTTGACGGTTTAATTGCAAGAGTAATTCAACACGAATACGACCACATCGAAGGAGTTTTATTTACAGATAAAATATCTTCTTTGAAAAAGCGTTTGATTCAAAAGAAATTGAAAAATATCACAGAAGGCAAAACGTTTCAGGAATACAGAATGAAATTTGCAGCCGCTAAAAAAGGCAGATAA
- a CDS encoding DUF5606 family protein: MNLDKILAISGKPGLYVLKVQTRTGFVAESLLDGKKITVNLKSNVSLLSEISIYTYEGEKPLTEVMQKIAVKENKGQAISHKEDNATLSAYFKEILPEYDEERVYPSDIKKVLNWYNTLQAKGLVTDLAPAAAETPEEAPAAEEKPKKAPAAKKAKAKKEE; this comes from the coding sequence ATGAATTTAGACAAAATTTTAGCCATTTCTGGGAAACCAGGTTTATATGTATTGAAAGTGCAGACTCGTACAGGTTTTGTGGCAGAATCATTATTAGATGGAAAAAAAATCACAGTAAACTTAAAAAGTAACGTAAGTTTATTATCTGAAATTTCAATTTATACATACGAAGGTGAAAAACCATTGACTGAAGTAATGCAAAAAATTGCAGTAAAAGAAAACAAAGGTCAGGCTATTTCTCATAAGGAAGATAATGCAACTTTAAGTGCTTACTTCAAAGAAATTTTGCCAGAATATGATGAAGAAAGAGTTTATCCTTCAGATATTAAAAAAGTATTAAACTGGTACAATACACTTCAGGCTAAAGGTTTAGTAACAGATTTAGCTCCGGCTGCTGCTGAAACTCCGGAAGAAGCTCCTGCTGCTGAAGAAAAACCAAAAAAAGCGCCAGCTGCTAAAAAAGCAAAAGCTAAAAAAGAAGAATAG
- the mazG gene encoding nucleoside triphosphate pyrophosphohydrolase, whose translation MSRELQLKAFERLLIIMDELREQCPWDKKQTLQTLRHLTIEETYELGDAILDNDLNEVKKELGDLLLHIVFYAKIGSETNDFDIADVCNEICDKLIHRHPHIYSDTVVKDEEEVKQNWEKLKLKEGKKSVLEGVPRSLPALVKASRIQDKVKGVGFDWEEPHQVWDKVQEELEELQVEVQTGDQDKIEAEFGDVLFSMINYARFLNVNPEDALERTNKKFIKRFQYLESKASELGKPLMDMTLAEMDVFWNEAKKQ comes from the coding sequence ATGAGCAGAGAACTTCAATTAAAAGCCTTCGAAAGATTATTAATTATAATGGATGAACTTCGTGAGCAGTGTCCGTGGGATAAAAAACAGACTTTGCAGACACTAAGGCATTTAACTATTGAAGAAACCTATGAATTGGGCGATGCTATTTTGGATAATGATTTAAACGAAGTTAAAAAAGAACTTGGCGATTTACTGCTACATATCGTGTTTTATGCAAAAATAGGTTCAGAAACCAATGATTTTGATATTGCCGATGTCTGCAATGAAATCTGCGATAAATTAATTCATCGTCATCCGCATATTTACAGCGATACTGTTGTAAAAGATGAAGAAGAAGTAAAACAAAACTGGGAAAAACTAAAATTGAAAGAAGGTAAAAAATCAGTTTTAGAAGGTGTTCCGAGAAGTTTACCCGCATTAGTAAAAGCAAGCCGAATTCAGGATAAAGTAAAAGGCGTTGGTTTTGACTGGGAAGAACCGCATCAGGTTTGGGATAAAGTTCAGGAAGAGCTGGAAGAATTACAAGTTGAAGTTCAGACTGGAGATCAGGATAAAATTGAAGCTGAATTTGGAGATGTTTTATTCTCGATGATTAATTATGCCCGATTTTTAAATGTTAATCCGGAAGATGCTTTAGAACGCACCAATAAAAAATTCATTAAGCGTTTTCAATATTTAGAAAGCAAAGCTTCAGAATTAGGAAAACCTTTAATGGATATGACTCTGGCCGAAATGGATGTTTTTTGGAATGAAGCGAAAAAGCAATAA
- a CDS encoding Crp/Fnr family transcriptional regulator, whose amino-acid sequence MSKCDQCIVRQLSSLKALNKDEVVKLASSKTTYTIKKGEAIFEEGEVTNGVFCVKDGVGKLSKLSANGKDQIVKLVKSGELLGQRSMISNEPANLSAKAIADMEVCFIPKSEIIHFFNNNNQFSLNLMQSVCEDLKESDNDKIALVQKTVKQRLAETLLQLHDDFGENPDKTLKVQLTREELAGIIGTATESCIRLLSDFNKLELIELVGKKIMLKNVKALKKLAE is encoded by the coding sequence ATGAGTAAATGTGATCAATGTATCGTTAGACAGCTTTCTTCATTAAAGGCTCTTAATAAAGATGAAGTTGTAAAACTTGCCAGCAGTAAAACGACTTACACTATTAAAAAAGGTGAGGCTATTTTTGAAGAAGGTGAAGTTACCAACGGCGTTTTTTGTGTTAAGGACGGAGTTGGAAAACTATCTAAATTAAGCGCCAACGGAAAAGACCAGATTGTAAAACTTGTAAAATCTGGTGAACTTTTAGGCCAGCGTTCTATGATTAGCAATGAACCAGCCAATTTATCTGCAAAAGCAATTGCTGATATGGAAGTTTGTTTTATTCCGAAATCTGAAATTATTCATTTCTTTAATAACAACAATCAATTTTCTTTGAACCTGATGCAGTCTGTATGCGAAGATTTGAAGGAATCTGATAATGACAAAATCGCTTTAGTTCAAAAAACGGTAAAACAGCGTCTGGCTGAAACCTTACTGCAGCTTCATGATGATTTTGGTGAAAATCCAGATAAAACCCTTAAAGTACAGCTTACCAGAGAAGAACTTGCCGGAATAATTGGTACTGCAACTGAAAGCTGTATTCGATTACTATCTGATTTTAATAAATTGGAATTGATTGAATTAGTTGGTAAAAAAATTATGCTGAAAAACGTAAAAGCCTTAAAAAAACTGGCAGAATAG
- a CDS encoding heavy metal translocating P-type ATPase translates to MSEQSCFHCGLEIPKDEEINFDEKTFCCTGCKTVYEIFSLNDLTCYYDFEKSPGATPQDIKGKYDFLDNESILAKVLEFQESNTSIVSLNIPHIHCSSCIWILENLNRLNSGISSSQVNFPEKRVRITFNSEIVSLKEIAYLLSSIGYEPYISLENYETGKTKVDRSLTYKLGVAFFCFGNIMLLSFPEYFEMKEFWLDSYKPFFRLLIFVLALPSFFYSASGYYVSAYKSIKSGMLNIDIPIALGIIVMFIRSTYDMLMDHGPGFFDSLASLVFFMLLGKMFQIKTYSFLSFERDFKSYFPIAVTRINSDASEESVPIYDVLKGNRLLIRNQELIPVDGILISEKAEIDYSFVTGEAVPITKKSGDKVFAGGKQIGKVIEMEVLHSVSQSYLTQLWSNEVFQKKVQQKHKTITDAISRYFTPILLLIAFAGFGYWIFIDANTAFNVFTAVLIVACPCALALTAPFTFGNILRIMGKQKMYLKNALVIEQLDKVDTIVFDKTGTITTNKKSNIIYEGTNISDDNYLLIKNVLRGSNHPLSRMLYDFLPENKRIKIDDFQEITGKGILAVVEGKEIKIGSSSFVESPVAEVSEIERTALHIKIDNLYLGKFVFQNQYREGLEKLFATLSKEYNIKVLSGDNDGERNTLEEILPNNTELVFNQKPEQKLEFIKGLQSQGKNVMMVGDGLNDAGALAQSNVGISVSENVNVFSPACDAILDAGVFSKLNYFLKLSHKSILIIKMSFTLSLLYNVVGLAFAVTGNLNPLVAAIIMPLSTITIVSFVTIMSNYFSKSNLD, encoded by the coding sequence ATGAGTGAGCAGAGTTGTTTTCATTGCGGGCTTGAAATTCCTAAAGATGAAGAGATCAATTTTGATGAAAAAACATTTTGTTGTACAGGCTGTAAAACAGTTTACGAAATTTTTAGTCTAAATGATTTAACCTGTTATTATGATTTCGAAAAATCTCCTGGCGCAACTCCGCAGGATATTAAAGGCAAATATGATTTTTTAGACAACGAATCTATTCTTGCAAAAGTTTTAGAGTTTCAGGAATCAAATACTTCAATAGTTTCTTTAAATATCCCTCACATTCACTGCAGTTCATGTATCTGGATTCTGGAAAACTTAAACAGATTAAATTCAGGTATAAGCAGTTCTCAGGTTAATTTTCCGGAAAAAAGAGTTAGAATCACTTTTAATTCAGAAATCGTATCACTGAAAGAAATTGCCTATTTATTGAGTTCAATTGGTTATGAACCTTATATAAGCTTAGAAAACTACGAAACAGGAAAAACAAAAGTAGACAGAAGTTTAACTTATAAACTGGGAGTTGCCTTTTTCTGCTTTGGAAATATTATGCTGCTTTCTTTTCCGGAATATTTCGAAATGAAAGAATTTTGGTTAGATAGCTACAAACCGTTTTTTAGACTCTTGATTTTTGTTTTGGCTCTGCCAAGCTTCTTTTATTCAGCGAGTGGTTATTACGTTTCGGCCTATAAAAGTATCAAAAGCGGTATGCTTAACATTGATATTCCAATTGCATTAGGAATCATTGTAATGTTTATACGAAGTACTTATGATATGCTAATGGACCACGGACCGGGATTTTTTGACAGTCTTGCCAGTTTGGTTTTCTTTATGCTGCTTGGGAAAATGTTTCAAATTAAAACCTACAGTTTTTTAAGTTTTGAAAGAGATTTTAAATCCTATTTTCCTATTGCTGTTACCCGAATTAATTCAGATGCATCTGAAGAAAGTGTGCCAATTTACGATGTTTTAAAAGGAAACAGACTCTTAATTAGAAATCAGGAGCTAATTCCTGTTGATGGTATTTTAATTAGTGAAAAAGCTGAGATCGATTATAGTTTTGTAACGGGAGAAGCAGTTCCAATTACAAAAAAATCGGGAGATAAAGTTTTTGCCGGCGGAAAACAAATTGGAAAAGTGATAGAAATGGAAGTTTTACATTCTGTTTCTCAAAGTTACTTAACACAGTTATGGAGCAATGAAGTTTTTCAGAAAAAAGTGCAGCAAAAGCATAAAACAATTACAGATGCAATAAGCCGTTATTTTACGCCAATTTTATTATTAATTGCATTTGCAGGATTTGGTTATTGGATATTTATTGATGCCAATACAGCTTTTAATGTTTTTACGGCAGTTTTAATTGTTGCATGCCCTTGTGCATTGGCTTTAACAGCTCCGTTTACTTTTGGAAACATTCTCAGAATAATGGGAAAACAAAAGATGTATCTAAAAAATGCTTTGGTTATAGAGCAATTGGATAAAGTTGATACCATCGTTTTTGATAAAACAGGAACTATTACAACCAATAAAAAATCGAATATCATATACGAAGGAACAAATATTTCTGACGATAATTATTTGTTGATTAAAAATGTTCTCCGAGGATCTAATCATCCGTTAAGCAGAATGTTGTATGACTTTTTGCCTGAAAACAAACGAATTAAAATTGATGATTTCCAGGAAATTACCGGAAAAGGTATTCTGGCAGTCGTAGAAGGTAAAGAAATAAAAATAGGGTCTTCATCATTTGTAGAAAGTCCTGTTGCAGAGGTATCTGAGATAGAACGAACAGCGCTTCATATCAAAATAGATAATCTTTATCTGGGAAAATTCGTTTTTCAAAACCAATATCGCGAAGGGTTAGAAAAATTATTTGCAACACTCAGCAAAGAGTACAACATCAAAGTCCTTTCTGGAGATAATGATGGAGAAAGAAATACTCTTGAAGAAATCCTGCCAAACAATACAGAATTGGTTTTTAATCAAAAACCAGAACAGAAATTAGAATTTATCAAAGGACTTCAATCGCAAGGCAAAAACGTTATGATGGTTGGAGATGGTCTAAACGATGCTGGAGCTTTAGCGCAAAGTAACGTTGGTATTTCAGTTTCTGAGAATGTAAATGTATTTTCTCCGGCCTGCGATGCGATCTTAGATGCAGGTGTATTTTCAAAATTGAATTACTTTTTAAAACTGTCTCATAAGTCAATTTTAATAATTAAAATGAGCTTTACTTTATCGCTGCTTTATAATGTAGTAGGATTGGCATTTGCAGTCACCGGAAATCTAAATCCGCTCGTTGCTGCAATCATAATGCCGCTTAGTACAATTACCATTGTAAGCTTCGTTACTATTATGTCTAACTATTTCAGCAAGAGTAATTTAGATTAG
- the ccoS gene encoding cbb3-type cytochrome oxidase assembly protein CcoS codes for MSVIYLLISVSIFVAVCFFIAFIIAVKSGQYDDDYTPSVRILFDDETKITSQNNNSPIEEKQV; via the coding sequence ATGAGTGTTATTTATCTATTAATTTCAGTAAGTATTTTCGTAGCAGTTTGTTTCTTTATTGCTTTCATTATTGCTGTAAAATCCGGTCAGTACGATGACGATTATACGCCCTCGGTCAGAATTCTTTTTGATGACGAGACAAAAATTACTTCCCAAAATAATAATTCACCAATCGAAGAAAAACAAGTATAA
- the ccoN gene encoding cytochrome-c oxidase, cbb3-type subunit I — MEMEQFYYDNKIVKKFIYATILFGVVGMLVGLTLAVMYLFPNITDGISWLSYGRLRPLHTNAVIFAFVGNAFFAGMYYSMQRLLKARMFSDFLSNLHFWGWQLIIVAAAITLPLGYTSSKEYAELEWPIDIAIALIWVVMGINMIGTMLRRRERHLYVAIWFYLATFVTVAVLHIFNNIEIPVSALKSYSVYAGVQDALVQWWYGHNAVAFFLTTPFLGLMYYFVPKIANRPIYSYRLSIIHFWSLIFIYIWAGPHHLLYSALPNWAQNLGVAFSVMLIAPSWGGMINGLLTLRGAWDKVREEPVLKFFVVAITGYGMATFEGPMLSLKNVNAIAHYTDWIVAHVHVGALAWNGFMSFAIIYWLIPRMTKTTLFSKKLANFHFWIGTLGIIVYTIPLYVAGFQQASMWKQFNPDGTLTYGNFLETVTAIMPMYWMRAIGGSLYLIGMLTLVYNIIMTVRAGEPVEDELAQAPALQKISSNRLSGEKFHSWLERKPIQLTILATIAILIGGIIQIVPTIMVKSNIPTISSVKPYTPLELEGRDLYIREGCVGCHSQSVRPFRSEVERYGVQSKAGEFVYDHPFLWGSKRTGPDLLRVGGKYNDNWHFNHMWNPQSTSAGSIMPGYKWLFDNKPLDISLTQKKMNAMISLGVPYSAQDVENAQRTLREQAVKIEKSLESDPDFVKSYEDSKKKAAAKGEKFIPMNEREIVALIAYIQRLGTDIKVKETK; from the coding sequence ATGGAAATGGAACAGTTTTATTACGACAACAAAATTGTAAAAAAATTCATTTACGCCACCATTCTTTTTGGAGTCGTGGGTATGTTAGTGGGACTGACCTTAGCGGTTATGTACCTTTTTCCCAATATCACAGACGGGATCTCATGGCTTAGTTACGGTCGTTTAAGACCTTTGCACACTAATGCTGTTATTTTTGCCTTTGTTGGGAATGCTTTCTTTGCAGGTATGTATTACTCAATGCAAAGATTGCTGAAAGCCAGAATGTTCAGTGACTTTTTAAGTAATCTGCACTTTTGGGGATGGCAGTTAATTATTGTTGCTGCCGCAATTACATTACCATTAGGATATACTTCTTCAAAAGAGTATGCAGAGCTTGAATGGCCTATTGATATTGCTATAGCGTTAATTTGGGTAGTAATGGGAATTAATATGATAGGTACAATGCTTCGAAGAAGAGAGCGCCACCTGTATGTAGCAATTTGGTTTTACCTTGCTACGTTTGTTACGGTTGCTGTACTGCATATTTTTAACAACATCGAAATTCCGGTTTCAGCATTAAAAAGTTATTCAGTTTATGCAGGTGTTCAGGATGCTTTAGTGCAATGGTGGTACGGACACAATGCAGTTGCGTTTTTCTTAACAACACCATTTTTAGGATTGATGTATTATTTTGTTCCTAAAATTGCAAACCGTCCTATTTACTCTTACAGATTATCAATTATTCACTTCTGGTCTTTAATTTTTATCTATATCTGGGCAGGACCTCACCACTTATTATATTCAGCTTTACCAAACTGGGCTCAAAACTTAGGAGTTGCGTTTTCAGTAATGCTTATCGCTCCATCTTGGGGAGGTATGATCAACGGACTTTTAACATTAAGAGGTGCATGGGATAAAGTTCGTGAAGAACCGGTTTTAAAATTCTTCGTAGTAGCAATTACAGGTTACGGAATGGCGACTTTTGAAGGGCCGATGTTATCTCTTAAAAATGTAAATGCTATTGCGCACTATACTGACTGGATCGTAGCGCACGTACACGTAGGTGCTTTAGCTTGGAACGGATTTATGTCATTTGCAATTATTTACTGGTTGATTCCAAGAATGACAAAAACAACTTTGTTCTCTAAGAAACTGGCAAACTTCCATTTCTGGATTGGTACTCTGGGTATTATTGTCTATACAATTCCTTTATATGTTGCCGGATTCCAACAAGCTTCGATGTGGAAACAATTTAATCCAGACGGAACTTTAACTTACGGAAACTTCCTAGAGACAGTTACAGCGATTATGCCAATGTATTGGATGAGAGCTATTGGAGGTAGTTTGTACTTAATAGGAATGCTGACATTAGTTTATAACATCATCATGACAGTTAGAGCTGGTGAGCCAGTTGAAGACGAATTAGCTCAGGCTCCGGCTTTACAAAAAATAAGCAGCAACAGATTGAGCGGAGAAAAATTCCACTCATGGTTAGAAAGAAAACCAATTCAGTTAACTATTCTGGCTACTATTGCCATTTTAATAGGAGGTATTATTCAAATTGTACCAACCATTATGGTAAAATCAAATATTCCAACTATTTCGAGTGTAAAACCATATACACCGTTAGAACTTGAAGGACGTGATTTATATATCAGAGAAGGTTGTGTAGGATGTCACTCTCAGTCAGTTCGTCCGTTTAGAAGTGAAGTTGAACGTTACGGAGTACAGTCAAAAGCTGGAGAGTTTGTTTACGACCATCCATTCTTATGGGGATCAAAACGTACAGGGCCAGATTTATTAAGAGTAGGTGGTAAGTACAACGATAACTGGCACTTTAACCACATGTGGAATCCTCAAAGTACATCGGCAGGATCTATTATGCCAGGATACAAATGGTTATTTGATAACAAACCGCTTGATATTTCATTGACACAAAAGAAAATGAATGCCATGATTTCACTAGGAGTTCCTTATTCAGCACAAGATGTTGAAAATGCACAAAGAACATTAAGAGAACAGGCAGTTAAGATTGAGAAAAGCTTAGAAAGTGATCCTGACTTTGTGAAAAGCTACGAAGACAGCAAGAAAAAAGCAGCTGCAAAAGGAGAAAAATTCATTCCGATGAATGAAAGAGAAATTGTCGCTTTGATTGCTTATATACAAAGACTTGGTACTGATATTAAAGTAAAAGAAACTAAATAA
- a CDS encoding cytochrome c oxidase subunit IV: MFEQIKHNMETISGVEIYPILSLLIFFFFFVGLGIWVFSYGKDKIQEMSNIPLEEGQVIISKDR, translated from the coding sequence ATGTTTGAACAAATAAAACACAATATGGAAACGATATCGGGTGTAGAAATTTACCCGATACTTTCCCTCTTGATTTTCTTCTTCTTTTTCGTAGGATTAGGCATTTGGGTGTTTTCTTATGGAAAAGATAAAATTCAGGAAATGAGTAATATACCTTTAGAAGAAGGACAAGTTATAATCTCAAAAGATAGATAA
- a CDS encoding cbb3-type cytochrome c oxidase N-terminal domain-containing protein, whose amino-acid sequence MKKFFPVYVRVPLIFFIVFALMEYFIDSGDKPAFIKYPMVSVFLFVFLFILIAIEVTLSAVNRVMYQLMSPEEKAKLEYENSLSLKESTWFKELMHKLTKTEPMSKEADLLMDHDYDGIKELDNNLPPWWVYLFYICIIFGVIYVVRYDVLGADDQEMELKKEMAQAKIDVEEYLKTAPDLMDEKTVVLLTDEPSLAAGKEIFTNNCAACHRADAGGQIGPNLTDDRWILGGGIKNLFHTITNGGRDGKGMIAWKGTLKPKEIQKVASYILSLQGSNPKDPKEAEGEVWVDESAPINDATSAAPKKDTTEVKK is encoded by the coding sequence ATGAAAAAGTTTTTCCCAGTATATGTTAGAGTACCGTTGATTTTCTTCATCGTATTTGCTTTGATGGAATATTTTATAGATTCAGGCGATAAGCCCGCTTTTATTAAATATCCAATGGTATCTGTCTTTTTATTTGTTTTCTTATTCATTTTGATTGCAATCGAAGTTACACTTAGTGCTGTAAACAGAGTGATGTATCAATTAATGTCTCCGGAAGAAAAAGCAAAATTAGAATACGAAAATAGTTTAAGCTTAAAAGAAAGCACTTGGTTCAAAGAATTAATGCACAAGCTTACTAAGACAGAACCAATGTCTAAAGAAGCTGACTTATTAATGGATCATGATTATGACGGAATTAAAGAGCTAGACAACAATTTGCCGCCTTGGTGGGTGTATTTATTCTATATCTGTATCATTTTTGGAGTAATCTACGTAGTTCGTTACGATGTATTAGGAGCTGACGATCAGGAAATGGAGCTTAAGAAAGAAATGGCTCAGGCAAAAATTGATGTTGAAGAATACCTGAAAACTGCACCGGATTTAATGGATGAAAAAACAGTTGTTTTACTTACAGATGAACCAAGCCTTGCGGCAGGAAAAGAAATCTTTACAAACAATTGTGCAGCTTGTCACAGAGCAGATGCAGGAGGGCAGATTGGTCCAAACTTAACAGACGACCGTTGGATTTTAGGAGGAGGAATTAAAAACTTATTCCACACAATTACAAACGGAGGCCGTGACGGAAAAGGGATGATCGCCTGGAAAGGTACTCTGAAACCAAAAGAAATTCAAAAAGTTGCGAGTTATATTTTGTCTTTACAAGGAAGTAATCCTAAAGATCCAAAAGAAGCAGAAGGTGAAGTTTGGGTAGACGAAAGTGCACCAATCAACGATGCAACCTCAGCTGCACCAAAAAAAGATACCACAGAAGTTAAAAAATAA